The Stygiolobus azoricus genome window below encodes:
- a CDS encoding DUF1634 domain-containing protein, with amino-acid sequence MDEKKVISSTLRYGVIISSILIVSGMLIFIVLHSNSSVNIYAYNTSNIDIFNLNNPLNISLYGLIVLISLPVLIVGEQVIIYSTERDKIYILISLVVLSLMIFAIIIMPRLLH; translated from the coding sequence TTGGATGAAAAAAAGGTCATAAGTTCAACACTTAGATACGGGGTTATTATATCTTCTATACTAATTGTAAGTGGAATGCTAATTTTCATAGTGTTGCATAGTAACTCCTCTGTTAACATATACGCATATAATACATCAAATATTGATATCTTTAACCTTAACAATCCTTTGAATATTTCTCTTTATGGTCTGATTGTATTAATCTCCTTGCCGGTTCTAATAGTCGGAGAACAAGTAATAATATACTCTACAGAGAGAGATAAGATCTATATACTTATTAGTTTAGTAGTTTTGTCGTTAATGATCTTTGCGATAATTATAATGCCTAGATTGTTGCATTAA